The region CGTAGAAGCGGACGGCTCGCATGACCTGGAACCAGGACTCGATGAGGTCGGGGCGGCGTGCATCGCAGAGGACGCAGAAGCTGGCCTGATGGACGTGGGCGGCGAGGACTCCGCGGATGAGTTGGTAGGAGCGGATGGTTCCCTGCTCTGCCTTTAGGTCTTCCAGGTTGAAGACCTCTTCAAGGTCCCGGTAGCGCTGGAGCTTGCGGATGGGGGCGGATTGGAAGTCTGTTTCGGTGAGCTTGGCTTCCACGAGGAGCGGACCCAGCTTCATGTCGATCTCTGTGGTGTCCGTGAGGTTGCGGTGGAGCGGGGTGTGTGGCTTGTGGCCGAAGATGGGGGTCTGGCCGGGGTCTATGCCGAGGAGGGCGGGGAGGGATGCCGTGGCTAGGACGCGAGGGTAGCAGAAGATGTTCATGA is a window of Granulicella tundricola MP5ACTX9 DNA encoding:
- a CDS encoding PGN_0703 family putative restriction endonuclease encodes the protein MRDIEPVRPTPRRTNSPAIRQDLIRRNLTRAAAHPHDQTRSSIIYAPTETAHGNFIDASYRRIQATPDWQRRLTKPHTAKRHGRLSEVRDTSWCELDTATSSDALLMNIFCYPRVLATASLPALLGIDPGQTPIFGHKPHTPLHRNLTDTTEIDMKLGPLLVEAKLTETDFQSAPIRKLQRYRDLEEVFNLEDLKAEQGTIRSYQLIRGVLAAHVHQASFCVLCDARRPDLIESWFQVMRAVRFYDLRARLRIHTWQELARALPVPLKVFLAQKYGIESA